Proteins found in one Sorghum bicolor cultivar BTx623 chromosome 1, Sorghum_bicolor_NCBIv3, whole genome shotgun sequence genomic segment:
- the LOC8059499 gene encoding uncharacterized protein LOC8059499 isoform X2 produces MSVPASAQVPHTIRPVGSCFRLHQLPVQNLDRCRRWWGTGKKIILSTRGVLESSNGAHSGGLMKKRKIVEHIILLRAKPNISDAEEKDMLDYLYTSQYQMRGILAVSLGRIEDPNSENFTHAVFMRFQQKEDIAKFQSSAYYSKVLDEHVKPVSYGSVSVDFESEVEDDIIPLFRRGEDFNYGVEFMLLISFFKTASREATEDALASLQKLISQCSSFIVQATCVDDFKLFRESMEYKDMWASKFHPIVEKSLHLHFTVDPVGNQLM; encoded by the exons ATGTCTGTGCCAGCATCAGCCCAGGTGCCTCACACCATACGACCTGTTGGGAGCTGCTTTAGATTGCATCAACTACCTGTGCAGAATTTGGACCGAT GTCGCAGATGGTGGGGGACTGGAAAGAAGATAATTCTTTCCACTCGTGGTGTGCTTGAATCCAGCAATGGGGCACATTCTGGTGGTCTTATGAAGAAAAG AAAGATTGTGGAGCACATTATTCTGCTTAGAGCCAAGCCAAACATCTCAGATGCCGAAGAAAAAGATATGCTGGACTATCTATATACATCACAGTACCAGATGAGAGGGATACTCGCAGTCTCATTAG GCCGCATAGAGGACCCCAACAGCGAGAATTTCACACACGCTGTCTTTATGCGTTTTCAGCAGAAAGAAGACATTGCAAAGTTCCAGAGCAGTGCATACTATTCGAAAGTTCTTGATGAGCACGTAAAACCTGTTTCCTAT GGCTCGGTTTCTGTAGATTTCGAGTCCGAGGTGGAAGATGACATTATACCTCTCTTTCGTAGGGGAGAG GATTTTAACTACGGTGTCGAGTTTATGCTGCTGATATCTTTCTTTAAGACTGCATCTAGAGAAGCAACGGAGGATGCATTAGCTTCTCTTCAGAAGTTGATCAGCCAATGCAGCTCTTTTATTGTGCAGGCAACCTGTG TTGATGACTTCAAGCTGTTCAGGGAGAGCATGGAGTACAAGGAT ATGTGGGCATCCAAGTTCCACCCGATCGTGGAGAAATCTCTGCACCTGCATTTCACCGTTGACCCCGTGGGGAACCAGCTGATGTGA
- the LOC8059499 gene encoding uncharacterized protein LOC8059499 isoform X1 — MSVPASAQVPHTIRPVGSCFRLHQLPVQNLDRCRRWWGTGKKIILSTRGVLESSNGAHSGGLMKKRKIVEHIILLRAKPNISDAEEKDMLDYLYTSQYQMRGILAVSLGRIEDPNSENFTHAVFMRFQQKEDIAKFQSSAYYSKVLDEHVKPVSYGSVSVDFESEVEDDIIPLFRRGEDFNYGVEFMLLISFFKTASREATEDALASLQKLISQCSSFIVQATCGCCLDHPDNGYNHAAVIRFTSFDDFKLFRESMEYKDMWASKFHPIVEKSLHLHFTVDPVGNQLM; from the exons ATGTCTGTGCCAGCATCAGCCCAGGTGCCTCACACCATACGACCTGTTGGGAGCTGCTTTAGATTGCATCAACTACCTGTGCAGAATTTGGACCGAT GTCGCAGATGGTGGGGGACTGGAAAGAAGATAATTCTTTCCACTCGTGGTGTGCTTGAATCCAGCAATGGGGCACATTCTGGTGGTCTTATGAAGAAAAG AAAGATTGTGGAGCACATTATTCTGCTTAGAGCCAAGCCAAACATCTCAGATGCCGAAGAAAAAGATATGCTGGACTATCTATATACATCACAGTACCAGATGAGAGGGATACTCGCAGTCTCATTAG GCCGCATAGAGGACCCCAACAGCGAGAATTTCACACACGCTGTCTTTATGCGTTTTCAGCAGAAAGAAGACATTGCAAAGTTCCAGAGCAGTGCATACTATTCGAAAGTTCTTGATGAGCACGTAAAACCTGTTTCCTAT GGCTCGGTTTCTGTAGATTTCGAGTCCGAGGTGGAAGATGACATTATACCTCTCTTTCGTAGGGGAGAG GATTTTAACTACGGTGTCGAGTTTATGCTGCTGATATCTTTCTTTAAGACTGCATCTAGAGAAGCAACGGAGGATGCATTAGCTTCTCTTCAGAAGTTGATCAGCCAATGCAGCTCTTTTATTGTGCAGGCAACCTGTG GCTGCTGTTTGGATCATCCAGATAATGGATACAATCATGCTGCAGTAATCCGTTTCACATCAT TTGATGACTTCAAGCTGTTCAGGGAGAGCATGGAGTACAAGGAT ATGTGGGCATCCAAGTTCCACCCGATCGTGGAGAAATCTCTGCACCTGCATTTCACCGTTGACCCCGTGGGGAACCAGCTGATGTGA